Proteins co-encoded in one Bradyrhizobium sp. 170 genomic window:
- a CDS encoding DUF296 domain-containing protein — protein MRSIAQPGPPAPERIQWVEARGRAFSFTLAAGLPLLEAARGGFAEAGFSGGVLSMRGGALGPFAYVMPALSKTGANAAFYSDIFRPSGITRLKLGAMTLGERDRAPFFHCHGLWTESDGSLHGGHILPEESIVAESFAVEAFGIDGAIFTAEPDPETNFKLFGPVARAGTDVKAERRAFALRLRPNQDFAAALETFCRQHGILRARIHGGVGSTIGAHFTDGRTVVPFATELAIKAGTVAPGADSTLQAELDVALVDYLGGIAEGRLMRGDNPVLMTMELVLEVI, from the coding sequence TTGCGCAGCATTGCGCAGCCAGGGCCACCCGCGCCCGAACGCATCCAATGGGTCGAGGCGCGGGGGCGGGCATTTTCATTCACGCTTGCCGCCGGCCTGCCGCTGCTGGAGGCCGCGCGCGGCGGCTTTGCCGAAGCCGGCTTTTCCGGCGGCGTGCTGAGCATGCGGGGAGGGGCGCTCGGGCCCTTTGCCTATGTGATGCCGGCGCTGTCGAAGACCGGCGCCAATGCGGCGTTCTACAGCGACATTTTTCGCCCCTCCGGCATTACGCGGCTGAAGCTTGGCGCGATGACGCTCGGCGAGCGCGATCGCGCGCCGTTCTTCCATTGCCACGGGCTGTGGACCGAGTCCGACGGCTCTCTGCACGGTGGCCACATTCTCCCCGAGGAGAGCATCGTCGCCGAATCGTTTGCAGTGGAAGCGTTCGGCATCGACGGCGCGATCTTCACGGCGGAGCCCGATCCCGAGACCAATTTCAAATTGTTCGGACCGGTGGCGCGCGCCGGCACCGATGTGAAGGCCGAGCGCCGCGCCTTCGCGCTGCGGCTGCGGCCGAATCAGGATTTTGCCGCGGCGCTGGAGACCTTCTGCCGGCAGCACGGAATCCTGCGCGCGCGGATTCATGGCGGCGTCGGCTCTACCATTGGCGCGCATTTCACCGACGGCCGGACCGTCGTGCCGTTTGCGACCGAGCTTGCGATCAAGGCCGGCACCGTCGCGCCCGGCGCCGATAGCACGCTGCAGGCGGAGCTCGACGTCGCGCTGGTCGATTATCTCGGCGGCATCGCCGAGGGCCGGCTGATGCGCGGCGACAATCCGGTGCTGATGACGATGGAGCTGGTGCTCGAGGTGATCTGA
- a CDS encoding outer membrane protein, which yields MKRLLLAGVALSVATAASAADMRARPYTKAPPAVVSPAYNWSGFYVGAMGGYGWGSGDSDASGGFGGGTVGYNWQLPGSQFVFGVEVDAAGASIKDSFTEDFGGILVTTDSKINSFGSVTGRAGFAMDAALIYAKGGYAWANNKATISAPAIGLTSSDSQTHSGFTIGGGLEYMFAPNWSAKGEYMYTSLGSENYNLLGDQLASGNLDFHTIKVGVNYHFR from the coding sequence ATGAAACGACTACTTCTAGCTGGTGTGGCCCTCTCGGTCGCGACCGCGGCCTCGGCCGCAGATATGCGCGCGCGGCCCTACACCAAGGCTCCTCCGGCGGTGGTGTCTCCGGCGTATAACTGGTCCGGCTTCTATGTTGGCGCGATGGGCGGCTATGGCTGGGGAAGCGGCGATAGCGATGCCAGCGGCGGTTTTGGTGGCGGCACGGTTGGCTACAACTGGCAGCTCCCCGGCAGCCAGTTCGTATTCGGCGTCGAAGTCGACGCCGCCGGCGCCAGCATCAAGGACAGCTTCACCGAAGACTTCGGTGGCATCCTGGTCACGACGGATTCCAAGATCAATTCATTCGGAAGCGTGACCGGCCGTGCCGGCTTCGCGATGGATGCGGCGCTTATCTACGCCAAGGGCGGTTATGCGTGGGCCAACAACAAGGCCACCATTTCAGCGCCAGCGATAGGCCTAACGTCTTCGGATAGCCAGACTCATTCCGGCTTTACGATCGGCGGCGGCCTCGAATACATGTTCGCGCCGAACTGGTCGGCCAAGGGCGAATACATGTACACCAGCCTCGGCAGCGAGAACTATAATCTGTTAGGCGACCAGCTGGCTTCCGGCAACCTCGACTTCCACACCATCAAGGTCGGGGTGAACTATCACTTCAGGTAA
- a CDS encoding S8 family serine peptidase, with protein MILIELQATGPNGNYVAMQYWSDIFTAIKAAVDKGITVVEAAGNGNENFDLAVFNNTGLQKDSGAIVVGAGVPPTNHVDFDGFGAGLPSYASLGVPRSRIFFSNYGKIVNVQGWGWHVTTLGYGDARGGASENTWYTLRFSGTSSASPIVTGAVACLQGRARAKNGAPMTPKKVRDILVATGTPQQAGPGVPLTQHIGPLPNLVDAMKKV; from the coding sequence GTGATACTGATCGAACTGCAGGCGACCGGCCCGAACGGAAACTACGTCGCCATGCAGTACTGGTCCGACATATTCACCGCGATCAAGGCGGCGGTCGACAAGGGCATCACGGTCGTCGAGGCCGCCGGCAACGGCAATGAGAATTTCGACCTGGCTGTGTTCAACAACACCGGCCTGCAGAAGGACAGCGGCGCCATCGTGGTCGGCGCCGGCGTGCCGCCGACCAATCATGTCGACTTCGACGGTTTTGGCGCGGGGCTGCCGTCCTACGCTTCGCTCGGCGTTCCCAGGTCGCGCATCTTCTTTTCCAACTACGGCAAGATCGTCAACGTGCAGGGCTGGGGCTGGCATGTGACCACGCTGGGCTATGGCGATGCGCGGGGCGGCGCGTCGGAAAATACCTGGTACACGCTGCGCTTCTCCGGCACATCGAGCGCTTCGCCGATCGTTACCGGCGCGGTGGCGTGCCTGCAGGGGCGGGCCAGGGCAAAAAACGGCGCGCCCATGACACCCAAGAAGGTGAGGGACATATTGGTGGCGACGGGAACACCGCAGCAGGCGGGACCCGGCGTTCCCTTGACGCAGCATATCGGACCGCTGCCCAACCTGGTTGATGCGATGAAGAAGGTGTAA
- a CDS encoding AAA family ATPase: protein MASRRNRPINLPAPYLKRIWLEPSRITNREAYPFCLPLLRDDFEIGFDRAITIIVGENGTGKSTLLEGIAVLAGFNEAGGAKGYMTVDHSDAREKMGGQLSTALRASWLPKITGGGWFFRAESFFSVARYLDAAGSPYADFLSHSHGEGFLRFFEERCQRQGIFIFDEPESALSPSRQIAFLKLMRRMEDIGHCQIIMATHSPMLMAYPNATLLRLTKYGLEPVTVKDTDHYKVMREFCEDPKGFVDAAIVD from the coding sequence ATGGCTTCCAGACGCAATCGCCCGATCAATCTGCCGGCGCCATATCTCAAGCGCATCTGGCTCGAGCCATCGCGGATCACCAACCGCGAGGCCTATCCGTTCTGCCTGCCGCTGCTGCGCGACGATTTTGAAATCGGTTTCGACAGGGCGATTACCATCATCGTCGGCGAGAACGGCACCGGCAAGTCGACGCTGCTCGAAGGGATCGCCGTGCTGGCCGGATTCAACGAAGCCGGCGGCGCCAAGGGTTACATGACGGTCGACCATTCGGACGCGCGCGAAAAAATGGGCGGACAACTTTCGACGGCGCTTCGCGCAAGCTGGCTGCCCAAGATCACCGGCGGCGGTTGGTTCTTCCGCGCCGAGAGCTTCTTTTCGGTCGCACGATATCTGGACGCCGCCGGCAGCCCCTATGCCGACTTCCTTTCCCATTCCCACGGCGAGGGCTTCCTGCGCTTCTTCGAGGAGCGCTGCCAGCGGCAGGGCATCTTCATCTTCGACGAACCGGAATCCGCGCTGTCGCCCTCGCGCCAGATCGCGTTCCTGAAGCTGATGCGGCGGATGGAGGACATCGGCCATTGCCAGATCATCATGGCCACGCATTCGCCGATGCTGATGGCATACCCAAACGCGACACTGCTGCGGCTGACGAAATACGGGCTGGAGCCGGTGACGGTAAAGGACACCGACCACTACAAGGTCATGCGGGAGTTTTGCGAGGACCCGAAGGGATTTGTCGACGCGGCGATCGTGGATTGA
- a CDS encoding SRPBCC family protein — translation MRTTLARVGAVVAALAVMGIAWAHGPTRQKVRESIEINAPPAKVWAAIGNFQDMSWLPPVSKTEGTKGNAIEATRRLTLATGATVDEELYKYDAETMTYSYRITAVDVKVLPVTNYSSTLTVTPSADGKGSSLEWAGAFYRGFPNNDPPPELSDEAAVKAVSGLYRVGLEALKKKVESGS, via the coding sequence ATGAGGACGACGCTCGCGAGGGTGGGGGCCGTGGTGGCGGCGCTGGCAGTGATGGGGATCGCCTGGGCGCACGGGCCAACCCGCCAGAAGGTGCGGGAATCGATCGAGATCAACGCGCCGCCGGCCAAGGTGTGGGCCGCGATCGGCAATTTCCAGGACATGAGCTGGCTGCCGCCGGTCAGCAAGACCGAGGGCACCAAAGGCAACGCTATCGAGGCCACGCGGCGATTGACGCTGGCGACCGGTGCGACCGTCGATGAGGAGCTCTACAAATACGACGCCGAGACGATGACCTATTCGTACCGGATCACCGCCGTGGATGTGAAGGTGCTACCGGTCACCAACTATTCGTCCACCCTGACGGTGACGCCCAGCGCCGACGGCAAGGGCAGCAGCCTGGAGTGGGCCGGCGCGTTCTATCGCGGCTTTCCCAACAACGACCCGCCGCCGGAGCTGAGCGACGAGGCTGCCGTGAAGGCGGTGAGCGGGCTCTATAGAGTGGGCCTCGAGGCGCTGAAGAAGAAGGTCGAAAGCGGAAGCTGA
- a CDS encoding YncE family protein, translated as MRAIALAALVAGIGAAWAEQARAEEAFVTNQLSENLTVVDLTSLQPVATIAIGGKPAGIAITPDGRFAYVTSPDAKALTVVDAAARRIIGKINTGGGPLGVAVAPDGATVYVADWYAAAVRVIDPVAQRVIADIAVGASPSGLAVTPDGRLLLSADRDADSVSVIDTATRQRRAVIKVGERPFGITIDAEGRRAYTANVGSNDVSVIDIVEAREIGRVKTGLRPYAVALAQGRGFVTDQYDGTVSVFDLSTLAPVKRITVGDYPEGIAATADGRRIIVANWESNSISVIDAAELKVTGEIKVGDGPRAFGAFLRR; from the coding sequence GTGCGGGCGATCGCTCTGGCGGCGCTCGTCGCCGGCATCGGCGCGGCGTGGGCCGAGCAGGCGCGGGCCGAGGAAGCGTTCGTCACCAATCAGCTCAGCGAAAACCTGACGGTCGTGGATCTCACGTCCTTGCAGCCGGTCGCGACCATCGCGATCGGCGGCAAGCCTGCGGGCATAGCCATTACGCCGGATGGACGCTTCGCCTATGTGACGAGCCCCGACGCCAAGGCGCTGACGGTGGTCGATGCCGCCGCACGCCGGATCATCGGGAAGATCAACACCGGCGGTGGTCCGCTCGGCGTCGCCGTGGCGCCGGATGGCGCCACCGTCTATGTGGCCGACTGGTACGCCGCTGCGGTGCGGGTGATCGATCCGGTCGCGCAGCGCGTGATCGCTGATATCGCGGTCGGCGCCTCGCCGTCGGGACTCGCGGTGACGCCGGACGGACGGCTCCTGCTCTCGGCGGACCGCGACGCCGACAGCGTGTCCGTCATCGATACCGCGACGCGCCAGCGGCGGGCTGTGATCAAGGTCGGGGAACGCCCGTTTGGCATCACCATCGATGCGGAGGGCCGGCGTGCCTACACCGCCAATGTCGGATCGAACGATGTCTCGGTGATCGATATCGTGGAGGCCCGCGAGATCGGGCGCGTGAAGACGGGCTTGCGCCCCTATGCGGTCGCACTCGCGCAAGGGCGCGGCTTCGTCACCGACCAGTATGACGGCACCGTCAGCGTGTTCGATCTCTCAACGCTGGCGCCGGTCAAGCGCATCACTGTGGGCGATTACCCGGAAGGGATCGCCGCGACGGCGGACGGCCGACGCATCATCGTGGCGAACTGGGAGAGCAACTCGATCAGCGTGATCGATGCGGCCGAGCTGAAGGTGACCGGCGAGATCAAGGTCGGCGACGGGCCGCGGGCGTTCGGGGCGTTTCTACGGCGGTAG
- a CDS encoding PRC-barrel domain-containing protein, protein MPRTLVPSDRVEHANVYGQDGEKLGTIERLMLEKVTGTVAYAVIKTGGILASHHHYPVRWDALRFDPERQAFVVELTLEDLRAGPSEFDEDDFDWGDRSRSYPHPHYWTV, encoded by the coding sequence ATGCCTCGTACCCTGGTGCCCAGTGATCGCGTGGAGCACGCGAACGTCTACGGGCAAGACGGCGAAAAACTCGGTACGATCGAACGACTGATGCTGGAAAAGGTGACCGGCACCGTCGCGTATGCCGTGATAAAAACCGGCGGGATACTCGCCAGCCACCACCATTATCCTGTGCGGTGGGACGCACTCAGGTTTGATCCCGAGCGTCAGGCCTTCGTGGTCGAGCTGACGCTAGAGGATCTGCGCGCCGGCCCGTCCGAGTTCGACGAAGACGATTTCGACTGGGGCGACCGCTCGCGATCCTACCCGCATCCGCACTATTGGACGGTGTAG
- the uvrA gene encoding excinuclease ABC subunit UvrA gives MDEVLRAKRQPPAGSASRAITIRGAREHNLKNIDVEIPRDKLAVFTGLSGSGKSSLAFDTIYAEGQRRYVESLSAYARQFLEMMQKPDVDQIDGLSPAISIEQKTTSKNPRSTVGTVTEIYDYMRLLWARVGVPYSPATGLPIESQIVSQMVDRVLALPEGTRLYLLAPVVRGRKGEYKKELAEWLKKGFQRVKVDGTFYELSEAPTLDKKFPHDIDVVVDRIVVRPDIGQRLAESFETALKLAEGLAVIEYADAPAGAAEEKKSDKKTAKIHDKSGPERILFSEKFACPVSGFTIPEIEPRLFSFNNPYGACPACGGLGVEQHIDEDLVIPDKELTLRKGAIAPWAKSSSPYYIQTLTALGKFYKFTLDTKWKDLPKKTQGALLHGSGDDEIKFSYEDGVRSYDTKKPFEGVITNLERRFRETESEWAREELAKYFSDIPCAGCNGHRLKPEAMCVKIGGKHIGEISEMSVLRAGEWFETVPKALNAQQNEIAARVLKEIRERLSFLLDVGLNYLTLARASGTLSGGESQRIRLASQIGSGLTGVLYVLDEPSIGLHQRDNARLLETLKRLRDLGNTVIVVEHDEDAIRLADYVLDIGPGAGMHGGHIVAQGTPAEIMKNPNSLTGKYLTGEMSVAIPERKPPNHRRTIKVVNARGNNLKNVSAEIPLGLFTCVTGVSGGGKSTLLIDTLYKAIARKLNNASEGAAPHDRIEGLEHIDKIIDIDQSPIGRTPRSNPATYTGAFTPIREWFAGLPEAKARGYEPGRFSFNVKGGRCEACQGDGVIKIEMHFLPDVYVTCDTCKGKRYNRETLEVLFKGKSIADVLDMTVEEAAEFFKAVPRVRETFKTLHRVGLDYIHVGQQATTLSGGEAQRVKLAKELSKRATGRTLYILDEPTTGLHFHDVAKLLEVLHELVSQGNTVVVIEHNLEVIKTADWVIDLGPEGGDGGGEIVAWGPPEDIVKAPRSYTGKFLAPVLKKADGKPRKSSSASEAAE, from the coding sequence ATGGATGAAGTGCTCAGGGCGAAGCGCCAACCACCCGCCGGCTCCGCATCGCGCGCGATAACCATCCGCGGCGCGCGCGAGCACAATCTCAAGAACATCGATGTCGAGATACCGCGCGACAAGCTCGCCGTGTTCACCGGCCTCTCCGGCTCCGGTAAATCCTCGCTCGCGTTCGATACCATCTATGCCGAGGGACAGCGCCGCTACGTCGAATCGCTCTCGGCCTATGCGCGCCAGTTCCTGGAGATGATGCAGAAGCCTGATGTCGACCAGATCGACGGCCTGTCGCCCGCGATCTCGATCGAGCAGAAGACAACCTCGAAAAACCCGCGCTCCACCGTCGGCACCGTCACCGAGATCTACGACTACATGCGCCTGCTGTGGGCGCGCGTCGGCGTGCCCTATTCGCCCGCGACCGGTCTGCCGATCGAAAGCCAGATCGTCTCGCAGATGGTCGACCGCGTGCTGGCGCTACCTGAAGGCACCCGCCTTTATCTGCTGGCGCCGGTCGTGCGCGGCCGCAAGGGCGAATACAAGAAAGAGCTCGCCGAATGGCTCAAGAAGGGTTTTCAGCGCGTCAAGGTTGACGGCACCTTCTATGAGCTGTCGGAGGCGCCCACCCTCGACAAGAAATTCCCGCACGATATCGACGTCGTGGTCGACCGCATCGTGGTTCGCCCCGACATCGGCCAGCGCCTCGCCGAAAGCTTTGAGACCGCGCTGAAGCTCGCCGAGGGCTTGGCTGTGATCGAATACGCCGACGCGCCTGCGGGTGCGGCGGAAGAAAAAAAGTCCGACAAGAAAACCGCGAAGATTCACGACAAGAGCGGGCCCGAGCGCATTCTGTTTTCGGAAAAATTCGCCTGCCCGGTTTCCGGCTTCACGATCCCCGAAATCGAGCCGCGGCTGTTCTCGTTCAATAACCCCTATGGCGCGTGTCCTGCCTGCGGCGGCCTCGGCGTCGAGCAGCATATCGACGAGGACCTCGTCATTCCCGACAAGGAGCTGACGCTTCGCAAGGGCGCGATTGCGCCGTGGGCAAAATCGTCCTCGCCCTATTACATCCAGACGCTGACCGCGCTCGGCAAGTTCTACAAGTTCACGCTCGACACCAAGTGGAAGGACCTGCCGAAGAAGACGCAAGGTGCATTGCTGCACGGCTCCGGCGACGACGAGATCAAATTCTCCTACGAGGACGGGGTCCGCTCCTACGACACCAAGAAACCGTTCGAAGGCGTCATCACCAACCTCGAGCGCCGTTTTCGCGAGACCGAGAGCGAATGGGCGCGCGAGGAGCTGGCAAAGTATTTCTCCGACATTCCCTGCGCGGGCTGCAACGGCCATCGCCTCAAGCCCGAGGCCATGTGCGTCAAGATCGGCGGCAAGCACATCGGCGAAATCTCTGAAATGTCGGTGCTCCGGGCCGGCGAATGGTTTGAGACCGTGCCGAAAGCGCTGAACGCGCAGCAGAACGAGATCGCCGCGCGCGTGCTGAAGGAGATCCGCGAGCGGCTGTCGTTCCTGCTCGACGTCGGCCTGAACTATCTCACGCTCGCCCGCGCCTCCGGCACGCTATCCGGCGGCGAAAGCCAGCGCATCCGCCTCGCCTCGCAGATCGGCTCGGGTCTCACAGGCGTGCTCTACGTGCTGGACGAACCCTCGATCGGCCTGCACCAGCGCGACAACGCGCGGCTATTGGAGACGCTGAAGCGGCTGCGCGACCTCGGCAATACCGTGATCGTGGTCGAGCATGACGAGGATGCGATACGTCTGGCCGATTACGTGCTCGACATCGGCCCCGGCGCCGGCATGCATGGCGGCCACATCGTGGCGCAGGGCACGCCCGCCGAGATCATGAAGAACCCGAATTCGCTCACGGGCAAATACCTCACCGGCGAGATGTCGGTGGCGATCCCCGAACGCAAGCCACCGAACCACAGGCGAACCATCAAGGTCGTCAACGCCCGCGGCAACAATCTGAAGAACGTCTCGGCGGAAATTCCGCTCGGGCTGTTCACCTGCGTCACCGGCGTCTCCGGCGGCGGCAAGTCGACGCTCCTGATCGACACGCTCTACAAGGCGATCGCCCGCAAGCTGAACAACGCCAGCGAAGGCGCCGCCCCCCACGACCGCATCGAGGGGCTGGAGCATATCGACAAGATCATCGACATCGACCAGTCGCCGATCGGCCGCACGCCGCGCTCAAACCCCGCGACCTATACCGGCGCCTTCACGCCGATCCGCGAATGGTTCGCCGGCCTGCCCGAAGCCAAGGCGCGCGGCTACGAGCCGGGACGGTTTTCCTTCAACGTCAAGGGCGGCCGCTGCGAGGCCTGCCAGGGCGACGGCGTCATCAAGATCGAGATGCACTTTTTGCCCGACGTCTACGTCACCTGCGACACCTGCAAGGGCAAGCGCTACAACCGCGAGACGCTGGAAGTCCTGTTCAAGGGCAAGTCCATCGCCGACGTGCTCGACATGACGGTGGAAGAAGCCGCCGAGTTCTTCAAGGCGGTGCCCCGCGTCCGCGAGACGTTTAAAACGCTGCACCGCGTCGGCCTCGACTACATCCATGTCGGCCAGCAGGCCACCACCCTCTCCGGCGGCGAAGCCCAGCGCGTCAAGCTGGCGAAGGAGCTGTCAAAGCGCGCGACGGGACGCACGCTCTACATCCTGGACGAACCCACCACGGGACTTCACTTTCACGACGTCGCAAAACTTCTGGAAGTGCTGCACGAGCTGGTCTCGCAGGGCAACACGGTGGTCGTGATCGAGCACAACCTCGAAGTCATCAAGACCGCCGACTGGGTCATCGACCTCGGCCCCGAAGGCGGAGACGGCGGCGGCGAAATCGTCGCCTGGGGTCCGCCGGAAGACATCGTGAAGGCGCCGCGGAGCTATACGGGGAAGTTTTTGGCGCCCGTGCTGAAGAAGGCGGATGGCAAGCCGCGGAAGAGCAGCAGCGCGAGCGAGGCGGCGGAGTAG
- a CDS encoding outer membrane protein, which translates to MKKILLTTTGLIALGMAPAIAADLPARAYTKAPAAAIAINNWTGFYAGAMGGYAQENTSDALGEISGGFAGGTLGYNWQTGNFVLGVEADAAWADVGVRVGNPAIAAVETRIRDMGTVRGRVGYAFDQVLVYGTAGYAWADNRITLSALGVSVSDSQIHSGWTAGAGVEVMFAPKWSVKAEYLYRSFQGETYFAGIAPPGIASGTLNLNSVQVGVNYHF; encoded by the coding sequence GTGAAGAAAATTCTGCTGACCACCACTGGCTTGATCGCGCTTGGGATGGCGCCCGCGATCGCCGCCGATCTTCCTGCACGGGCCTACACCAAGGCGCCCGCCGCAGCGATTGCGATCAACAACTGGACCGGCTTCTACGCCGGTGCGATGGGCGGCTACGCCCAGGAAAACACCTCAGACGCGTTGGGCGAGATCAGCGGCGGCTTCGCCGGCGGCACGCTCGGCTACAACTGGCAGACCGGCAACTTCGTGCTCGGCGTTGAGGCCGATGCCGCCTGGGCAGATGTCGGCGTAAGGGTGGGCAACCCGGCGATCGCCGCGGTAGAGACCCGGATTCGCGACATGGGTACCGTTCGTGGCCGCGTCGGCTACGCCTTCGACCAGGTTCTCGTCTACGGTACCGCCGGCTATGCGTGGGCCGACAACCGTATCACGCTGTCGGCGCTCGGCGTCAGCGTGTCGGATAGCCAGATCCACTCGGGCTGGACTGCCGGTGCTGGTGTCGAGGTGATGTTCGCACCGAAATGGTCGGTCAAGGCCGAGTACCTCTATCGCAGCTTCCAGGGCGAGACCTACTTCGCGGGTATTGCTCCTCCCGGCATCGCGTCGGGAACGCTCAACCTGAACAGCGTTCAGGTCGGCGTGAACTATCACTTCTAA
- a CDS encoding outer membrane beta-barrel protein: protein MKKFLLGTVALIAFAAPAAAADLAARPYVKAPPAPIAVVYDWSGFYIGANGGWGSSHKCWDSVAPALLIGAEGCHDATGGTAGGQLGYRWQAASWVFGLEAQGNWADFRGSNASTLFIGARNDSRIDAFGLFTGQVGYAANNVLFYVKGGAAVTADRFRIFDIPTGLVVGTTGDDTRWGASVGAGIEFGFAPNWSAGIEYNHLFMQDRTHTFVDGAGAFFAADRIQQDVDLVTVRVNYRWGGPVIAKY, encoded by the coding sequence ATGAAAAAGTTTCTGTTAGGTACAGTTGCTCTCATCGCGTTCGCCGCACCTGCGGCGGCCGCCGACCTCGCTGCGCGACCTTACGTCAAGGCCCCGCCGGCGCCGATCGCAGTCGTGTACGACTGGAGCGGCTTCTACATCGGCGCCAACGGTGGCTGGGGTTCGAGCCACAAGTGCTGGGATTCGGTGGCGCCTGCTCTCTTGATCGGTGCTGAGGGTTGCCATGACGCGACCGGCGGCACCGCCGGTGGTCAGCTCGGTTATCGCTGGCAGGCCGCCAGCTGGGTGTTCGGCCTCGAAGCCCAGGGCAACTGGGCCGACTTCAGGGGCAGCAACGCAAGCACGCTCTTCATCGGCGCCAGGAACGACTCGCGGATCGACGCCTTCGGCCTGTTCACGGGCCAGGTCGGCTACGCCGCCAACAATGTTCTGTTCTACGTCAAGGGCGGCGCGGCCGTCACCGCGGATCGTTTCCGCATCTTTGATATTCCCACGGGCCTCGTCGTTGGCACCACCGGTGATGACACCCGCTGGGGGGCCAGCGTCGGCGCGGGCATCGAATTCGGCTTCGCTCCGAACTGGTCGGCCGGTATCGAATACAACCACCTGTTCATGCAGGACCGCACCCACACCTTCGTCGACGGGGCTGGCGCCTTCTTCGCCGCCGATCGCATCCAACAGGACGTCGATCTCGTCACCGTCCGCGTCAACTACCGCTGGGGCGGCCCGGTCATCGCGAAGTACTGA
- a CDS encoding single-stranded DNA-binding protein yields the protein MAGSVNKVILVGNLGKDPEIRRTQDGRPIANLSIATSETWRDKSTGERKEKTEWHRVVIFSEPLCKIVEQYLKKGAKVYIEGALQTRKWTDQSGVEKYSTEVVLQGFNSTLTMLEGRSGGGGGSFGSDDSGDFGSSSPASSAPRRAVAAGGGRNSDMDDDIPF from the coding sequence ATGGCGGGAAGCGTGAACAAGGTGATTCTGGTCGGCAACCTCGGCAAGGATCCTGAAATCCGGCGGACACAGGACGGGCGGCCGATTGCCAATCTGAGCATCGCGACGTCGGAGACCTGGCGCGACAAGAGCACTGGCGAGCGCAAGGAAAAGACCGAGTGGCATCGCGTCGTGATCTTCTCCGAACCGCTTTGCAAGATTGTCGAGCAGTACCTGAAGAAGGGTGCCAAGGTTTACATCGAGGGCGCGCTGCAGACCCGCAAATGGACCGACCAGAGCGGCGTCGAGAAGTACTCGACCGAAGTCGTGCTGCAGGGCTTCAACTCGACCCTGACCATGCTCGAAGGCCGCAGCGGCGGCGGTGGCGGCAGTTTCGGCTCCGATGATTCCGGCGATTTCGGCTCCAGCAGTCCGGCCAGCTCCGCACCGCGGCGGGCCGTGGCAGCCGGCGGCGGTCGCAACAGCGACATGGACGACGACATTCCGTTCTAG
- a CDS encoding alpha/beta fold hydrolase, which translates to MWQRSHGLAGLSRRQALTAFGGAAMLAAAIPDASNARSREGNKMTYVLIHPAWFGGWCWKKLTPLLRAQGHEVFTPTLTGLGERAHLARPEIGLETHVRDIINVIEYEDLRNVILVGNSSGGMVITGVADHMPERIAHMVFLDAFVPMDGQSMLDVIPPDRRPALEAFVQKEGNGWLLPRFAPPPWEKLVTETWQVTEKADLDWILPRLCPTPFGHFKEPVKRKNPTAEKLPRTYIRTQWPHPGFDRYAGGASAAAGWQSRKIASSHLPYITHPTELAALLLEVAG; encoded by the coding sequence ATGTGGCAGCGTAGCCATGGCCTTGCAGGTCTTTCACGCCGGCAGGCGTTAACAGCGTTCGGCGGGGCGGCAATGTTAGCCGCAGCAATCCCGGATGCCTCGAATGCGCGGTCACGAGAGGGCAACAAGATGACCTATGTACTGATCCACCCGGCCTGGTTCGGCGGCTGGTGCTGGAAAAAGCTGACGCCGCTGCTGCGTGCGCAGGGGCACGAGGTGTTCACTCCGACGCTGACCGGGCTCGGCGAGCGCGCGCATTTGGCAAGGCCGGAAATCGGACTTGAAACGCACGTCCGCGACATCATCAACGTCATCGAATACGAGGACCTGCGCAACGTCATCCTTGTCGGCAACAGCTCGGGCGGGATGGTGATTACTGGCGTCGCCGATCACATGCCCGAACGGATCGCGCATATGGTCTTTCTCGACGCCTTCGTGCCGATGGATGGCCAGAGCATGCTGGACGTGATCCCGCCCGATCGTCGGCCCGCCCTGGAGGCCTTCGTGCAGAAAGAAGGTAACGGCTGGCTCCTGCCGCGTTTCGCGCCGCCGCCATGGGAAAAACTTGTCACCGAAACCTGGCAAGTGACCGAAAAGGCGGATCTCGACTGGATACTGCCCCGGCTGTGCCCGACACCGTTCGGCCATTTCAAGGAGCCGGTGAAGCGCAAGAATCCCACCGCCGAGAAGTTGCCACGCACCTACATCCGCACCCAGTGGCCGCATCCGGGCTTCGATCGTTATGCGGGGGGTGCGAGCGCGGCGGCGGGGTGGCAATCACGCAAAATCGCGAGCTCACACCTGCCCTACATTACGCATCCAACCGAGCTGGCGGCGCTGCTGCTGGAAGTCGCGGGCTGA